A portion of the Oncorhynchus clarkii lewisi isolate Uvic-CL-2024 chromosome 27, UVic_Ocla_1.0, whole genome shotgun sequence genome contains these proteins:
- the LOC139385924 gene encoding dual specificity protein phosphatase 14-like has product MGSRSQGSFFHHHHHHSSVVPTAVPRLLTENSSLLGGIAQITPNLFLSRGNVASNRSLLLSKGITCVVNATIELPNFNWPHVEYVKVPLADMPHSPLSLYFDSIADKIHSVGRKRGAVLVHCAAGVSRSASLCLAYLMKYHRVSLAEAHAWVKSRRPVIRPNGGFWRQLIDYERKLFGRNSVKMVQTPYGVIPDVYERERRNLAPYWGL; this is encoded by the coding sequence ATGGGTTCCCGCAGTCAAGGCAGCTTtttccaccatcaccaccaccacagctCAGTGGTGCCTACGGCCGTGCCAAGGCTTCTCACAGAGAACAGCAGTCTGCTAGGGGGCATCGCCCAGATCACCCCCAACCTCTTCCTGAGCCGGGGAAACGTGGCGTCCAACCGCAGCCTGCTGCTGTCCAAGGGCATCACCTGCGTGGTCAACGCCACTATCGAGCTGCCCAACTTCAACTGGCCCCACGTGGAGTATGTAAAGGTACCCCTGGCGGACATGccccactcccccctctccctgtaCTTCGACAGCATAGCTGATAAGATCCACAGTGTGGGGAGAAAGCGGGGGGCCGTGTTGGTGCATTGTGCTGCAGGGGTGAGCCGCTCAGCCTCCCTGTGCCTGGCCTACCTGATGAAGTACCACCGTGTGTCTCTGGCTGAGGCCCACGCTTGGGTCAAGTCCCGCCGGCCAGTCATCCGGCCCAACGGGGGCTTCTGGCGTCAGCTCATCGACTACGAAAGGAAGCTGTTTGGCAGGAACTCTGTGAAAATGGTACAGACCCCTTACGGGGTGATACCTGACGTCTACGAGCGGGAGCGCAGGAATCTGGCACCCTACTGGGGCCTGTAG